One region of Drosophila kikkawai strain 14028-0561.14 chromosome 2R, DkikHiC1v2, whole genome shotgun sequence genomic DNA includes:
- the Syx6 gene encoding syntaxin-6 isoform X1: protein MSLEDPFFVVKDEVFKALNKTRGLYLRWRELGESGGTEAEWTTTELRNSLRSIEWDLEDLEDTISIVEKNPSKFRIDNRELSSRRHFIDNTRDEVKQMKDKMSLNRSRDRDITAHQPLLDNDRHSPNHNHSSIAIASSNTNSNSNEYHQHPSNDRAYLVECPSGLNGNSLINSGSQVVANTIAGTMSAAAAAASRHSGTKYSKLENALDSPSHYGQSQHSGGMDSPSHRYVAETVSIQQRMIQGQDEQLDMISDSIGTLKTVSRQIGVELDEQAVMLDDFGNDFESTESKLDTTMKKVAKVLHMNNDKRQWAAILILSGLLLFVIILFIIL from the exons ATGTCTCTGGAGGATCCCTTTTTCGTAGTCAAGGA CGAGGTATTCAAAGCTCTGAACAAAACCCGCGGCCTGTATCTGCGTTGGCGGGAGCTGGGCGAGAGCGGTGGCACGGAGGCTGAATGGACCACCACCGAGCTGCGTAATTCGCTGCGGAGCATCGAGTGGGATCTCGAGGACCTTGAGGACACTATCA GCATCGTCGAGAAGAATCCAAGCAAATTTCGGATCGACAATCGTGAACTCTCCAGCCGGCGCCATTTCATCGACAACACCCGCGATGAGGTCAAGCAGATGAAGGATAAGATGAGCCTGAACCGTAGCCGGGACAGAGACATCACCGCACATCAGCCGCTGCTCGACAACGATCGCCACAGCCCCAATCATAATCACAGctccattgccattgccagcTCGAATACGAACTCGAATTCCAACGAGTATCATCAGCATCCCAGCAACGATCGCGCCTATTTGGTGGAGTGTCCCAGCGGACTCAACGGCAACTCGCTGATCAACAGTGGCAGTCAGGTGGTGGCCAATACAATTGCAGGAACCAtgtcggcggcagcagcagccgcttcCCGCCACAGCGGTACCAAATACTCCAAGCTTGAGAATGCCTTGGACAGTCCCAGTCACTATGGGCAGTCGCAGCATTCCGGTGGTATGGACAGTCCCAGTCATAGGTATGTGGCCGAAACGGTGTCCATACAGCAGCGCATGATTCAGGGCCAGGATGAGCAACTGGATATGATCAGCGATTCGATTGGCACCCTGAAGACGGTATCGCGGCAAATTGGCGTTGAGCTGGACGAGCAGGCGGTGATGCTGGATGATTTCGGTAATGACTTTGAGTCCACGGAGTCCAAGCTGGACACGACCATGAAGAAAGTTGCCAAAGTGTTGCACATGAATAATG ATAAACGACAGTGGGCCGCAATTCTCATCCTATCCGGGCTGTTATTGTTTGtgataattttgtttattattttgtaa
- the LOC108072142 gene encoding spermine oxidase — protein MSGAQRKNLDRKIVVIGAGASGVACATKLLELGFQNVLVVEAEDRLGGRIHTIPFADNVIDLGAQWCHGERDNIVYELTRKQEEELLESTGPVYENYQCVRSNGDVIPDQVASRLKAIVGDSLVTRQLELRHCSGSLGSYLTNKFYDTLRRPENSDIDDEVAREFFVNYQKFENSVEASDSLEQVSGRGYLDYWECEGDILLNWKDKGYVELLKLLMRSRELKVENGVLEQRLLLGTRVQKINWNRNDGRVELQLSNGDSCIADHVVVTVSLGVLKDQHFRLFEPQLPVEKQRAIDGLAFGTVNKIFVEFPQAFWPEDWTGFTLLWRDEDLDDIRGTSRAWLEDVFGFYRVSYQPRILAGWITNENGRHMETLPVDEVQAGVMYLFRRFLKWKIPEPSNFRTSTWHTNENFRGSYSYRSMETEQLGTGARELAYPLTVVATTPEREKEAEEDDMWQQSRCDRPIVQFAGEASSEHYYSTVHGAVEAGWREARRLGQFYGLSVSRSETKSQL, from the coding sequence ATGAGTGGCGCACAACGGAAGAATCTGGATCGCAAGATCGTTGTCATCGGAGCCGGAGCTTCGGGCGTGGCCTGTGCCACCAAGCTCCTGGAACTGGGCTTTCAAAATGTGCTTGTCGTGGAGGCGGAGGATCGCCTGGGCGGTCGCATACACACCATTCCCTTTGCGGACAATGTCATTGATCTGGGCGCCCAGTGGTGTCACGGAGAGCGTGATAATATCGTCTACGAGCTGACCCgcaagcaggaggaggagctgctggagtCCACGGGTCCGGTGTATGAGAACTATCAGTGCGTGCGTTCCAATGGCGATGTGATTCCGGATCAGGTGGCCAGTCGGCTGAAGGCCATCGTTGGCGATTCCCTGGTCACCCGTCAGTTGGAGCTGCGCCATTGCAGTGGCTCCTTGGGCAGCTACCTGACCAACAAGTTCTACGACACTCTCCGGCGACCCGAGAACTCCGACATAGATGACGAGGTGGCCAGGGAGTTCTTTGTTAATTACCAGAAATTTGAAAACTCCGTGGAGGCCTCGGACTCGCTGGAACAGGTTTCGGGCAGGGGTTATCTGGACTACTGGGAGTGCGAGGGCGATATCCTGTTGAACTGGAAGGACAAAGGCTACGTGGAGCTGCTGAAGCTGCTTATGCGCTCCCGCGAACTAAAGGTAGAGAATGGTGTCCTGGAGCAGCGACTACTCCTGGGCACTCGAGTGCAGAAAATCAACTGGAACCGAAACGATGGACGCGTGGAGCTGCAGCTGAGCAATGGGGACAGCTGCATTGCCGACCATGTGGTGGTCACTGTTTCCCTGGGCGTCCTCAAGGATCAACACTTCCGGCTCTTTGAGCCCCAGCTTCCCGTGGAAAAGCAGCGTGCCATCGACGGCCTGGCCTTTGGCACGGTCAACAAGATCTTTGTGGAGTTTCCTCAGGCTTTTTGGCCCGAGGACTGGACGGGTTTCACTCTGCTCTGGCGGGATGAGGACCTGGATGACATTAGGGGTACTTCGCGAGCCTGGTTGGAGGACGTCTTTGGCTTCTACCGGGTGAGCTATCAGCCGCGAATTCTGGCTGGGTGGATCACCAATGAGAATGGCCGGCATATGGAGACCCTGCCCGTGGATGAGGTCCAGGCCGGTGTCATGTATCTATTCCGAAGGTTTCTCAAGTGGAAAATCCCCGAGCCCTCGAATTTCCGCACTTCAACGTGGCACACAAACGAGAACTTCCGGGGTTCGTATTCCTATCGTTCCATGGAGACCGAGCAGCTGGGCACTGGAGCTCGGGAGTTGGCCTATCCCCTGACCGTGGTGGCCACCACGCCGGAGAGGGagaaggaggcggaggaggatgATATGTGGCAACAGAGCCGCTGTGATAGGCCCATTGTGCAGTTTGCCGGCGAGGCTTCCAGCGAGCACTACTACTCCACGGTCCATGGGGCAGTGGAGGCCGGATGGCGAGAGGCTAGACGTTTGGGTCAGTTCTATGGACTGAGCGTGTCTCGATCTGAAACAAAGTCACAGCTTTAG
- the Syx6 gene encoding syntaxin-6 isoform X2 produces MKDKMSLNRSRDRDITAHQPLLDNDRHSPNHNHSSIAIASSNTNSNSNEYHQHPSNDRAYLVECPSGLNGNSLINSGSQVVANTIAGTMSAAAAAASRHSGTKYSKLENALDSPSHYGQSQHSGGMDSPSHRYVAETVSIQQRMIQGQDEQLDMISDSIGTLKTVSRQIGVELDEQAVMLDDFGNDFESTESKLDTTMKKVAKVLHMNNDKRQWAAILILSGLLLFVIILFIIL; encoded by the exons ATGAAGGATAAGATGAGCCTGAACCGTAGCCGGGACAGAGACATCACCGCACATCAGCCGCTGCTCGACAACGATCGCCACAGCCCCAATCATAATCACAGctccattgccattgccagcTCGAATACGAACTCGAATTCCAACGAGTATCATCAGCATCCCAGCAACGATCGCGCCTATTTGGTGGAGTGTCCCAGCGGACTCAACGGCAACTCGCTGATCAACAGTGGCAGTCAGGTGGTGGCCAATACAATTGCAGGAACCAtgtcggcggcagcagcagccgcttcCCGCCACAGCGGTACCAAATACTCCAAGCTTGAGAATGCCTTGGACAGTCCCAGTCACTATGGGCAGTCGCAGCATTCCGGTGGTATGGACAGTCCCAGTCATAGGTATGTGGCCGAAACGGTGTCCATACAGCAGCGCATGATTCAGGGCCAGGATGAGCAACTGGATATGATCAGCGATTCGATTGGCACCCTGAAGACGGTATCGCGGCAAATTGGCGTTGAGCTGGACGAGCAGGCGGTGATGCTGGATGATTTCGGTAATGACTTTGAGTCCACGGAGTCCAAGCTGGACACGACCATGAAGAAAGTTGCCAAAGTGTTGCACATGAATAATG ATAAACGACAGTGGGCCGCAATTCTCATCCTATCCGGGCTGTTATTGTTTGtgataattttgtttattattttgtaa